From Channa argus isolate prfri chromosome 21, Channa argus male v1.0, whole genome shotgun sequence, one genomic window encodes:
- the gnai1 gene encoding guanine nucleotide-binding protein G(i) subunit alpha-1 isoform X1, with the protein MGCTLSTEDKAAVERSKMIDRNLRDDGEKAAREVKLLLLGAGESGKSTIVKQMKIIHEAGYSEEECKQYKAVVYSNTIQSIIAIIRAMGRLKIDFGDAARADDARQLFVLAGSAEEGFMTTELAGVIKRLWKDGGVQACFSRSREYQLNDSAAYYLNDLDRISQATYIPTQQDVLRTRVKTTGIVETHFTFKDLHFKMFDVGGQRSERKKWIHCFEGVTAIIFCVALSDYDLVLAEDEEMNRMHESMKLFDSICNNKWFTDTSIILFLNKKDLFEEKIKKSPLTICYPEYAGSNTYEEAAAYIQCQFEDLNKRKDTKEIYTHFTCATDTKNVQFVFDAVTDVIIKNNLKDCGLF; encoded by the exons ATGGGATGCACCCTGAGCACGGAGGACAAGGCGGCGGTGGAGCGCAGTAAAATGATCGACAGGAATCTGCGGGACGACGGGGAGAAGGCAGCCAGGGAGGTCAAGCTGCTCCTGCTCG GTGCTGGTGAATCGGGAAAAAGTACAATTGTCAAGCAGATGAA GATCATCCACGAGGCAGGCTATTCGGAAGAAGAATGCAAGCAGTACAAGGCTGTGGTCTACAGCAACACTATCCAGTCCATCATCGCCATTATCAGAGCCATGGGGCGCCTCAAGATCGACTTTGGTGATGCTGCAAGAGCT GACGATGCACGGCAGCTCTTCGTGCTGGCTGGCTCCGCAGAGGAAGGCTTCATGACGACAGAGCTGGCTGGTGTCATTAAGCGACTGTGGAAGGACGGGGGCGTTCAAGCCTGCTTCAGTCGGTCCCGCGAATATCAGCTCAACGACTCGGCTGCATA CTACCTGAACGATTTGGACAGGATATCCCAGGCCACCTACATCCCAACTCAGCAGGATGTCCTGAGGACTCGGGTCAAAACCACGGGCATAGTGGAGACGCACTTCACATTCAAGGACCTGCACTTCAA AATGTTTGATGTCGGCGGTCAGCGATCCGAGAGAAAGAAGTGGATCCATTGCTTTGAGGGTGTGACTGCCATCATTTTCTGTGTGGCCCTCAGTGATTATGACCTGGTGCTGGCTGAGGATGAGGAGATG AACCGAATGCATGAGAGCATGAAGCTGTTCGACAGCATCTGCAACAACAAGTGGTTCACAGACACCTccatcatcctcttcctcaaCAAGAAGGACCTGTTTGAGGAGAAGATCAAGAAGAGTCCTCTCACCATCTGCTACCCAGAATATGCTG GCTCCAACACATACGAGGAAGCAGCTGCCTACATCCAGTGTCAATTTGAGGACCTGAACAAGAGGAAGGACACCAAAGAAATTTACACCCACTTCACCTGCGCCACAGACACCAAGaatgtgcagtttgtgtttgatgCCGTCACTGACGTCATCATCAAGAACAACCTGAAAGACTGTGGACTCTTCTGA
- the gnai1 gene encoding guanine nucleotide-binding protein G(i) subunit alpha-1 isoform X2 produces the protein MKIIHEAGYSEEECKQYKAVVYSNTIQSIIAIIRAMGRLKIDFGDAARADDARQLFVLAGSAEEGFMTTELAGVIKRLWKDGGVQACFSRSREYQLNDSAAYYLNDLDRISQATYIPTQQDVLRTRVKTTGIVETHFTFKDLHFKMFDVGGQRSERKKWIHCFEGVTAIIFCVALSDYDLVLAEDEEMNRMHESMKLFDSICNNKWFTDTSIILFLNKKDLFEEKIKKSPLTICYPEYAGSNTYEEAAAYIQCQFEDLNKRKDTKEIYTHFTCATDTKNVQFVFDAVTDVIIKNNLKDCGLF, from the exons ATGAA GATCATCCACGAGGCAGGCTATTCGGAAGAAGAATGCAAGCAGTACAAGGCTGTGGTCTACAGCAACACTATCCAGTCCATCATCGCCATTATCAGAGCCATGGGGCGCCTCAAGATCGACTTTGGTGATGCTGCAAGAGCT GACGATGCACGGCAGCTCTTCGTGCTGGCTGGCTCCGCAGAGGAAGGCTTCATGACGACAGAGCTGGCTGGTGTCATTAAGCGACTGTGGAAGGACGGGGGCGTTCAAGCCTGCTTCAGTCGGTCCCGCGAATATCAGCTCAACGACTCGGCTGCATA CTACCTGAACGATTTGGACAGGATATCCCAGGCCACCTACATCCCAACTCAGCAGGATGTCCTGAGGACTCGGGTCAAAACCACGGGCATAGTGGAGACGCACTTCACATTCAAGGACCTGCACTTCAA AATGTTTGATGTCGGCGGTCAGCGATCCGAGAGAAAGAAGTGGATCCATTGCTTTGAGGGTGTGACTGCCATCATTTTCTGTGTGGCCCTCAGTGATTATGACCTGGTGCTGGCTGAGGATGAGGAGATG AACCGAATGCATGAGAGCATGAAGCTGTTCGACAGCATCTGCAACAACAAGTGGTTCACAGACACCTccatcatcctcttcctcaaCAAGAAGGACCTGTTTGAGGAGAAGATCAAGAAGAGTCCTCTCACCATCTGCTACCCAGAATATGCTG GCTCCAACACATACGAGGAAGCAGCTGCCTACATCCAGTGTCAATTTGAGGACCTGAACAAGAGGAAGGACACCAAAGAAATTTACACCCACTTCACCTGCGCCACAGACACCAAGaatgtgcagtttgtgtttgatgCCGTCACTGACGTCATCATCAAGAACAACCTGAAAGACTGTGGACTCTTCTGA